atatatatatatatatatatatatatatatatatatatatatatatatatatatatatatatatatatatatatatatatatatatatatatatatatatatatatatatatatatatatatatatatatatatatatatatatatatatatatatatatatatatatatatatatatatatatatatatatatatatatatatatatatatatatatatatttttttttaaattgcagcctattgcgccggtaggcttcttccaggtggatcctgatggtcggtccaaggcttctttccggtaggtcctgatggtcggcccagcccgttctggcgcaggcgagtgtttatagtggcgccatcttgcattggctcatgcggccctcccagagctcatctttgatcctagaatctagagtccggtttgataggtggtcttctggacagcatgtgggtagttttaagccactcggcggcggctgaaaaatcccagcttggtggcaccgggcggggattgaactcgcgtcctcctgaacacgaggccgttactttgacgactcagccaccgcctccccaggatatatatatatatatatatatatatatatatatacatatatatatatatatatatatatatatatatatatatagatatatatatatatatatatatatatatcctggtgaGTGATTCAAAAGtttccataggttactttaagtttaagtttaggcctgtaagtctgagcacagtcaaggatccagatacatacttgttcagtacttgtttgtagttggtacaggagcaggtttaggacagatagagttgcctgaagttgtcattttcatgacagaatattatattattaccatacagaagaatatctacttctattctgttacggtttggttgcaaaccttggttgctattatgatacattgccagccaagttagtaaagactagaggaggctgattttttacctagtaaaaaacatgtcaagttggcaacattagcgcaggaggatataataatgtaggaatcttttttttatactttgaagagaataaatgaatccttgcacatgaataggttgttttactttatcatctttggagcacatcatttaacctatggaatacttttactcagaaaaaaataaagtcaatgatttaatcatttgatataatcaatttgattaaatcattgccaaccctgctgtgCTGTTTCTAATACCATTATGTAAGGTTCATTTTAAGTATTTGCAAAGgtcaatgaaaaaatcaatatctcaaacactaataatagctcaccctatgagtcataatttctctgtgcctcatcacagcaaggattcagctgtgcaggatttccttgagaagtgttgcaggactgagtgaatatttactgaaagaagaacgaaggcttccagcactgtggtctcaccctgatggtcttcacagcaaactcacacattgttgatggcttgaggctgtcaatgaggcaggtcacatccgtggcgttgacgtagcggctggaggatgaggacgagaaggtggtgcagctgttgtactgcaggagtcaaaggtcagtattaacagggagtcaggtacaaggacggagggaaaacataagaaaggtcactggatgaaggactggcttgtgaaatgagacatgaatgacaggaggataggaagggtgtgagggagtgcttgcaggaaaaagaggatgtgtaagtgaaggataaggatgtatgagggaggatatgaggtgtataagggactgtttgcaggaaaaagaggatgcatgagttatggataaggatgtgtgaggtggacgtgaggtgaataagggagttTGCTGGGACGGGAGTATGGGTAagtaatggataaggatatgtagaggaggatatgaggtgaatgaggggctgtttgtaggagggagaaggatgcaagttacgaataaggatgtggagaggtggatatgaggtgaataagggagtgtgtgcagggaaacaagaatgtgtaagtggtgaataagttccttgacgaatgactaacttttccgctgctgtgttgatgcaagtggcaagtctgtgacacagtgcacaaagaacatgagataaaacatatattttccagctgatgactgccctccctgaagcagcccagcaacactacccaaaactgacctcttttgacctcccattcttcatgcttgtgtttggaacggcatctagtggccttttaattgttgtttaatttgtttaccttgagttgcctcccttgaaaaaaaatataataatattaataataaataaataaataaataaatcacctggttctggctcagcatggtgtccgcccactgcagcaccacggtgaagggcgtcagcaccacggccttcacccacaccgccgggtccagcgtgggtgccaccacctcctcctcctctggctgggtgcggacttgctggtacaccggttgcccgtcacccacgttgttgaaggctcgcaggcttatcacaaactccatgttgggttctgaggagatggagaacttgttatggacctaatcgtaacaatacaacaattttttcacgacccttaacctgtccgctgcgattggcacggattttgccttcactggtagcctggtaacatagtcccaggtctttctctcgctgtctgtggtggatagtggagtgtttcccatgtggtattggtgtgctggatatcccctcccaaagtgcaggactacacttttcttcactgaactgtagccacggacactttttgttccattcctgtagcttggcgaggtctgctgctaggaaatccgcagtcaaggggctaaactgggcagaacagataacaaataagatagactaacagacaacaggtagaataacaggtagaaagacagataacaggccacggataaccaatgaataacctgactaacattatgaccacccaggaaatatctgagagttcagggcagacagaggaatgaGCCTGAACGATGATGAGTCTGAAAATGGCAACTTAGAATaccaccttctttccctcaataattgctctcatggtccagggtcttcacaatatggagagctaactttatgatggtgtgtaaatacttttctgtgtgtgtttgtgtgtgtgtgtgtgtgtgtgtgtgtgtgtgtgtgtgtgtgtgtgtgtgtgtgaaatgttaacagactcaataaatgtttaactatgatctacttagcaagatctctaccttcactttactttgcttaaatgaaaacttgttatggactccatcatcatttttttggaggggtgaatgtaatgttaactccagactcaataaatggttaactatgatatcatttaacccattgactgtggatttcttaccagaagacctcaccaagctatagaaatggatcaaaatgtttctactaaaattcagtgaagaaaaatgtaaagtcctgcaccttgggaggggatatccagcacaccaataccacatgggaaacactccactgtccaccagagtggcagagaaaggttaccagactaacagtgagggcaaatccgtgccaatcgcatttgacaggctaacaaaatctttaccttctcttggctcaacacaaatgtagaagtggctaattcaaaatccctgtcttgtggagaatcacactgcaggtctgcatactactgggccagaaaatggagaattagtcacaaatgatcatcttacacacccagcttatcaatgatgtaaccgcgctgcttgctgtccacgatcttggagtagatgtccgccacgccttggtcccaggcaatggtgtagccgcacagcagcacattgtgctgtgcggggggctgccaacacaccctgatgtggtcagtcagcgccacggcagtaatggaccacaagacactacagataacacagtgactccaccatcatgatcactatgtaggttttatcatggcttccaaacatgaatattttgtaccatgaaaacaaaattatacaaatgtattgtacctgtaagttatcctaaattctatgcacaacacatatattaggtttatactgtttgttgggaattaagaatgtaagtgatggataaggaggtaggaggtaggagggacaatttgaaggggacagaggatgtaaatcacaacactgagggaaacactcacccttcagaccaactggcttgtctgggaccctgttttcatggaggtcattggtgaggtccccgccagggtggactgagtgtatgggcagtgccgttgaccgtgagtgctgcaagatggaaatggaaaatgaaaatgaggagctgttagcatattctcaacatggaaaaattccacttacattaaaatttactctgttgaaatgaaatgggaaaagtatatttgtccccttgaatgtgcatttcctagcagaagacctcatcaagctacaggagtggaacaaaaagtggctgctacaattcaatgaagaaaatgtagtcctgcaccttgggagaggatatccagcacaccaataccacatgggaaacactccactatccaccacagagacagagaaagacatgaaactatatatataaatgatactaggctaacagtgaaatccaaacccgtgccaaccgcagcggacgggttagggTAGGAGCGTTAGTATCCAATCAGGAAGTGCCATGTATTTCTTTTGATCACAGATTTAAACTCAAACTTAGTACAAAACTGATTTTGTTTACCTCTCAAATCCTTCAGTagttattaatgtttatattaaGACCAATGCCAAATTTCTGTGGAACATAAttttacatacatgcatacatttgCTACGTGATTGGAGATAATGGTATTACTGCTAAGTCCAATCACTTGCCAGCTAATTCCAATCACTTGCCATTAAAAATCCAAACATATAAATTGAGTCATCAAAATAAAATGCAGtttatttcaaatttatatttatcttttgcccTTAGGGGCCTAGTGACGAAATACATCAAAAAAAAATTTCtgggagaaagaaaacacatgATGAATGAGAATGCAAATAATGTTTTAATATGCTTGCAATGATGATAATACATAATATGGCTAAACTAAGCAATTTTAACCTTGTTCCTCAGAATAGGTTAAGTAGGCTAACCATGTTCCTGAGAATAACTAAAGTACCGGTACCAGTAACCATGTTTCTGAAAATAGCTTGAATCAAATGAATCATGTTCTTGAGAATACCTAAAATAACCATGTTCCTAAGAATAGCAGAACTAACCATGTTCCTAAGAATAAAGTAACCACATTAGTTAGCCTACTCATCAAACATAGTTTCTGGAAgttaaaatgaaagtaaaattccTATTGAACATCACTGAAGCATGAAATTATATTATTCCAAGACAACTCTTCCCAGCTGCTACTACTCCATTTTCAACCTTAATTGTAGCAGTTCTACCCTGAATCACATCCGTtacacatttattttgaataacaCAAACTTCATCTGGTGtcactgggaaagaaaaatcgTCAGAACTGCCCCAAACAAAGTGATCCTTCTTAGCTTCCAATTCCTTAAGAAAGTGTACCTCAAGGCCCTCTTCTGCTACTCTTTCTATTCTACCAAGACAAGCTTTATGTGTAACAGTCTTTCTACTTTTGAAAGTAGAATGAATGACATGTAACTTAATCATAACCCACGATCCTTGCTCAGGTTGCTGTTGAAGATCTATGAACTGCAGTGCATTTTCAGTGGCAATAGTTTCTAAACCAATTGAGTCATCATCACTGTCTTCCAACGGTACCATGCTGGCTTCTAGCGATTCATCACTGGAAGaatcttcattttcctcagttAGAGTGTTCACTGATGTTGAAGCAGTCACTGGTTCAGATGTCTGAGCAGACTTGCCTTTCTTGGGTAGTTTTGAATCCTTACTGCGTTTCTTGAGCTCTAAAGCTTGTTTAGCATTGCGTTCCTTTTCAAGTAACTGTACTGCAGCTGATGAAGAAAGAGCAAAGGTCTTGTCTCTAATGGTTTTTTTGTACTTAGGACCTTGTGTTTTACGTGGTGATGGGAACCACTTGTAGCCCTTAAATGCAGCGCTGATAGTTGATCCTTGTTTGGGCTTGTTCTTCATGTTTGGTGATAGGAATGTCTCTTTTGATGGGAGTCTGAAGTTAACTTCAGCTTTTTTTTGTAAGAGAAACCTTTTTACTTTATCAGTCAGGGCCAAAATCACATGCTGTTGCTCTGCAGTGCTTAGAAGACTGAATGGTATTATACATAGATTCCACACACTCTGCTTCTTTAAGTTCTTGCTGGAATCGAGATTCCTGGGAAGAATCAGTTTGCACACCAGTGTGCACAGGAGTATGAAAGTCAGTCCAGAATACGATGCTTTCTTTCTTGTAGCCATCTTGCTCAGACTGATGGATGCGAGTCACACGCACATCCTTCCGTGACCTTGATGATGGCTTACTGAGCTGCGCGCGTGATGGGGGGCCCGCAGGGGGTGGGCAGTGGTGTACGGTACGTATAAGCTACCGACGACCCGCCAATGGCTTCTGTGTAGTCCAACACACGTAACTTGTTCATAATACATTAAATTTGTGCAAAAAATCACGGTCTTAGTAAATAACATTCAGTTACCAAAGTGATTAAGTTATCTATCACTGTGGTTGATCAGTCGACCActatggtcgactgattgaccactatggtcgactgattgaccactatggtcgactgattgaccactatggtcgactgattgaccactatggtcgactgattgaccactgtggtcgactgattgaccactgtggtcgactgattgaccactgtggtcgactgattgaccactgtggtcaactgattgaccactgtggtcaactgattgaccactgtggtcgactgattgaccactgtggtcgactgattgaccactgtggtcgatCACTGATCGGATACTAACACAGAACACTATATAATAAAGGAACTACGAAAATTACGAATCCAGTAACACATGCAAACTTAAAAATAATGTTATGTCGCATAGATTGACGCATTTTGGAAGGATAATATTTCGTGATCGGATTCTAACACACAGAGGATTTTTGATTTAGTATTCGATCACTGCTCTTTACTAGGACAATGTGCTATTTGAACAACTATTTCAAAAGTTCCTCGTGTTATTCCAACATTCCACAACACCATAACATCATAATATTAAAGAGAAAACGTAAAGATATATCATTtataattttatgaaaaatgtTATTTCCTTACGGGTTGCCGTAAGAATCGGGAGAAAACAGACAGTATCTTACCTTTCGAGTATGGTAGAAGCTAAACTATTTAtcccatttacttcattttttcacACAATATTTAGCTTTTATTCCTTTACATATTGGTGGTCTGTCTGATAATATATCTTTTGTAGTTTTCTCAGTAGAAGTTTTGGATAATATTCAGGAGGTATGGGCTCTCTCTACCGCCGTTAATACTCAcgttttctgcattatttctgtatcagtatatagtgtagaccctgttcacttccggaaaccataaaaaataaaaaataaaaatacataaaaaaaaaattattcctggaccccgagagacatacaccctccctttatcacatACCGCGCATGACTGATTGTCGCAGAAGCAGTGCCACGGCCTCGGGCTGGTTTGCCGTTAAGCAGTACGTAagtagtgttaggttaggttaggataggttaggttaggttaggttaggataggttaggttaggttaggttaggttaggttaggataggttaggttaggataggttaggttaggttaggataggttaggttaggttaggttaggttaggttaggttaggataggttaggataggttaggttaggttaggttaggcacaaactatttttttctgggtaatttgtggtgtttttttcatgtggagatggttttttttccggaaatattaggattgtgacttgatcaagaaaattgaaatagcccctttcctaatagtttccggaaaaaaagactatctccacttgaaaaagcaccacattttacctagaaaaaaatagtttgtgcctggAAATTCGAGAGCCCACATCTCCTGAATTATTACCGAAGTTTTTTTTCAACCAAAATTGAAAGTGATCGGACTCTAACACAGTGATCGCATACTAACGTTCCTACCCTAACCCAAACTACCTGCCCCGTCCACGGACCCCCATAGGGCACGGAGGGTAGACGACCGGGGCTTACATGTCAACGCCTACACGCCCCGCCACGGCACCGCTACAAGGCCGGGAGCACGAGGATAACAAGGGGGGGCACGTGGATAGCAGGGATAACAAGGGAaagcacggagcacagcgtcccttcttcttcttcttcttcttcttttgacctgtaacgctttgtatcgcttcttaggtcctcctcctctcgttcctcccttcttattcacacaactttcttttcagcgttatgtaattttctaatctgaaataaagccacttatattcacttatacggacatttgtgcccttttttcccagcactgcgcgaggaacacttttgccaactttaccattcttctttccgtttcctttttgtctccatacagccccaacaccgtgcagatcgccccgttttcctcctctagtctcctagcccactcctctccgcctattaccatcactactcctgccaccaactcccctctctgcctctcatagttgctgcattccactattaggtgttctactgtttcCATCTGCcccgtcctacagctacagtcctggtttcccccgtccctgttcctgccgtttacctccagggttcctgttcttgctttaaacaacagcttgctcccccagtctcctacatgccagtgtactccctctggtttctgtttcctgctgtaccattttagcgttgacttgccactcattccttcctgccatttgacttgtccgttcctttctactgccttcttcacatccctgatctccatttcattccactcttccctcaggtgttctctccttttccacctctctaactctttcccccaggtggacttgtttccactttcttgcagtattttctttgcccatctctcctgactactcttttcaattttcttaaggaagcctaacttgccctttacaattctttccttgaatgtactccatcccatatctcctctgacggcctctaccgctgtgctcctaggggctcctaatccccaccggcctattgtgttctgaaccttttctaGCTGTGCgatgtccccttctctgtagtgcgttatctctgatccatagaggcaatatggtacacctactcctttccacagacttcgccctacatcatatttgtttactactctattgcctccatttattatcatccctgacatcctccttgccttcccttcattcactttcctctgtttctcccctcctatgccttccttgctaacctccattcctaggtacatatatttatcgactacctccagcacgttgtttcctagtacccattggttactgcctccactaccaaactccataaccttacattttctttcactaaatttcaggtcccactccctcccatatgcctgagctatgtgcaggatctcctccatctcctctttcctctccgtcatcaacactacatcatcagcgtaagccaggcaccctaacttctctcctcctatctctacccctttcccggctttcctaattctcactatcagctcctcgaggtacatgttgaaaagcgtcggggacatcacacagccttgtctgactcctacattattttctaacccttcctctctccccgcgcgaggtaaacaaacactgaacagctgatggctgggattattgtacaacgttgccagattgtcgtactcagtttctcatgtttcccaatttccatccccaaaactgtttcctgggtcacaataacgatatttatttgtagttattgttgaaatggtttattattcatgtttcctggtgatatttatgcgggagaagctggtaaaagtaatgctccgagtacgacaatctggaaacgatgctgggataacttgccttcatcatctcgccctcgtgcatgtaccggttttcgacgcttaaccattgccaaaacacatcaggaatcAACGGTTTTAGTGATAACTATATCTGAGTCTCGTTATTGGGCGCCAGAGACAGGTTTTGGGTGGGAGATCGGCAAATATAACAGGCTGAGTGTAACGAGCTGGCAACTTCACGCTCGTGTGACTCGCCAGCGATACGAAATTGTCGTACTTGGAACATTGCACTTCCCTTATATTATAGTTGTCTATCTATGATGTGTaaatttatctattattcatttgtattcgtctagttgctaaacttgtgtgctccagttaaactgttaattgactctccttgctgacatcatcccggtaaatataagtgctgcattccactgacactatttttcaagcaccttcctcaccaccaaactgttcttgtttcctctaatgactgactgactgactgcttgattaactgactgactgactggttgactaattgactgactgactaactgactgactgcctgaccgcatgatatactgactgactatatagctggttaactgactgactgaatgaatgatggattgactgtctgacagactgaccgattgcctgacagacaaactggttaactgactgactgaatgaatgatggattgactgtctgacagactgaccgattgcctgacagacaaactggttgactgactgactgaatgaatgaatgagattgatcgactgatagaaggtttacgagtggtggagcgccgaggtgagtttcgacaggggatgcttgcagcctgtatcgatctcaggaaggcgtttgattcagtgcatcgatcgtgaggcactctgggatcttctgcgactccgtgggattcctgcgaggactattggtttgctgactggcctgtattctgggacagagagtgctgtgaagtgtgtgtgtgtgtgtgggggggggggggggcggcggcttgtccagcctctttcccgtgaatgcgggagtgaggcagggctgtgaccTTGCCCcagcg
The window above is part of the Eriocheir sinensis breed Jianghai 21 unplaced genomic scaffold, ASM2467909v1 Scaffold433, whole genome shotgun sequence genome. Proteins encoded here:
- the LOC126992270 gene encoding netrin receptor DCC-like, coding for MEFVISLRAFNNVGDGQPVYQQVRTQPEEEEVVAPTLDPAVWVKAVVLTPFTVVLQWADTMLSQNQYNSCTTFSSSSSSRYVNATDVTCLIDSLKPSTMCLV